A region of the Denitrificimonas caeni genome:
GAGCGAAGACAATATCAAAGACACTTTACGTGAAGTGCGCATGGCGCTGCTTGAAGCTGACGTAGCCTTGCCGGTGGTGAAAGACTTTGTTAATGCTGTGCGTGATCGCGCGGTAGGTGTGGAAGTCTCACGCAGTCTGTCGCCGGGCCAAGCTTTTATTAAAATTGTTCAGGCTGAGCTGGAAAGCTTAATGGGCGAGGCCAACGAAGATTTGGCTCTCAATGCTGCGCCACCTGCAGTGATCTTAATGGCTGGTTTACAGGGGGCGGGTAAAACCACCACTGTTGGTAAGCTGGCGCGTTTCTTAAAAGAGCGCAAAAAGAAAACAGTAATGGTGGTCTCCGCGGATATTTACCGCCCAGCCGCCATTAAGCAGCTGGAAACTTTAGCCAATGAAGTTGGCGTAACTTTTTTCCCGTCAGACATTAGCCAAAAGCCACAAGATATTGCTCGAGCGGCCATTGCCGAGGCTAAGCTGAAATTCATTGATGTGGTGCTGGTGGATACTGCCGGTCGTTTAGCCATTGATAATGAAATGATGGCAGAAATTAGCGAGCTGCATGGGGCAATCAATCCGATTGAGACGCTGTTTGTGGTTGATGCCATGACGGGGCAAGATGCGGCTAACACTGCGAAAGCTTTTAATGATGCCTTGCCATTAACCGGTGTGGTGCTGACTAAGATCGATGGTGATGCCCGTGGTGGTGCAGCCTTGTCAGTGCGCGCTATTACCGGCAAACCAATTAAGTTCTTGGGGATGGGGGAGAAGTCCGACGCCCTCGACCCTTTCCACCCTGATCGTATTGCCTCGCGCATTCTTGGTATGGGTGATGTTCTGAGCTTGATTGAGCAAGCCGAACAAACCATTGATAAAGAAAAAGCAGAAAAACTTACCAAGAAGCTGAAAAAAGGTAAGGGCTTTGACTTAGAAGACTTCCGTGATCAGCTGCAACAAATGAGCAAAATGGGCGGCATGGGTGGTCTGTTAGAAAAAATGCCTAACATGGGTGGTGTAAACTTAGCGCAGATGGGCGGTGCCCAGCAAGGCGCGGCAGAAAAGCAGTTTAAGCAGATGGAGTCCATTATTAATTCCATGACGCCCGCTGAGCGCCGCGAGCCAGAAATTATCAGTGGTTCGCGCCGTCGCCGCATTGCAATGGGCTCAGGTACGCAAGTGCAGGACGTTGGGCGCTTAATTAAACAGCACAAGCAAATGCAAAAAATGATGAAGAAATTCACCAGCAAAGGCGGCATGAGTAAGATGATGCGCGGCCTTGGCGGGATGATACCGGGAGCTGGAAAGCTGCCCCGGATGTAACAGCAGCTTAGGCAGGCAAAATAGGCCTATGCAAAGTGGTAGATAATCTTTAGAATATGCGGCCTTTCGGGCCATGTATGTTCTATGGTTCGTTTTGTTGTAATACACATAATAGGAAGTAAGTTTAATGGTAACTATTCGTCTGGCTCGTGGTGGCTCTAAAAAGCGCCCGTTCTACCATCTGACTGTGGCTAACAGCCGCAATGCTCGTGATGGTCGTTTCATTGAGCGTATTGGTTTTTTCAACCCAGTTGCGACTGGTGGTGAAGTTCGCTTGTCGGTCAACCAAGAGCGCGCTACTTACTGGTTAAGCCAGGGTGCACAGCCTTCAGAGCGTGTTGCACAGCTGCTAAATAAAGCTGCTGCAGAAGTTACGACTACTGAAGCAACTGCTTAATTGGTTATGAGTAAAACGCAACCAGCCACAGATGATTTAGTCGTACTCGGCAAAATTGGTGCTGTGCATGGTGTGCGCGGTGAAGTGAAAGTGCATTCTTTTACTGAGTCGATGGAAAATCTGCTTGATTACCCCGTTTGGCAATTGCGCCGAGGTGAGGATATTAAGCAAGTTAAGTTGGCCAGCGGCCGTTTGCAAGGCAAGTCACTTGTGGCAAAAATCGAAGGTTTGGATGATCGTGAAATTGCACGAACATTGACTAACTATGAGATTTGCGTGTATCGCAGTGAGTTACCTGAGTTAGCAGATGGTGAGTTTTACTGGCATCAACTTGAAGGTTTAAAGGTGATCAATCAAGACCAGCATTTGTTTGGGATTGTTGACCATTTATTAGAG
Encoded here:
- the rimM gene encoding ribosome maturation factor RimM (Essential for efficient processing of 16S rRNA), whose amino-acid sequence is MSKTQPATDDLVVLGKIGAVHGVRGEVKVHSFTESMENLLDYPVWQLRRGEDIKQVKLASGRLQGKSLVAKIEGLDDREIARTLTNYEICVYRSELPELADGEFYWHQLEGLKVINQDQHLFGIVDHLLETGANDVLVVKPCAGSFDDQERLLPYTEQCVQSVDLTAGEMHVEWDADF
- the ffh gene encoding signal recognition particle protein — encoded protein: MFDNLSDRLAQTLRHVTGKARLSEDNIKDTLREVRMALLEADVALPVVKDFVNAVRDRAVGVEVSRSLSPGQAFIKIVQAELESLMGEANEDLALNAAPPAVILMAGLQGAGKTTTVGKLARFLKERKKKTVMVVSADIYRPAAIKQLETLANEVGVTFFPSDISQKPQDIARAAIAEAKLKFIDVVLVDTAGRLAIDNEMMAEISELHGAINPIETLFVVDAMTGQDAANTAKAFNDALPLTGVVLTKIDGDARGGAALSVRAITGKPIKFLGMGEKSDALDPFHPDRIASRILGMGDVLSLIEQAEQTIDKEKAEKLTKKLKKGKGFDLEDFRDQLQQMSKMGGMGGLLEKMPNMGGVNLAQMGGAQQGAAEKQFKQMESIINSMTPAERREPEIISGSRRRRIAMGSGTQVQDVGRLIKQHKQMQKMMKKFTSKGGMSKMMRGLGGMIPGAGKLPRM
- the rpsP gene encoding 30S ribosomal protein S16 — protein: MVTIRLARGGSKKRPFYHLTVANSRNARDGRFIERIGFFNPVATGGEVRLSVNQERATYWLSQGAQPSERVAQLLNKAAAEVTTTEATA